A stretch of the Planctomycetota bacterium genome encodes the following:
- a CDS encoding GC-type dockerin domain-anchored protein, with product MAPRLTAVIVLCCGGAALGQFWTTPVGQGLMEGISDAGVAVGSFNHPAGEYFLWTEDGGVELIGGVPAGSGVGGQAKISNDGRYVCGTIFNDGPGWHEMARYDRTTGEWTPLGFIPGFGEPVDDEISSGWNISGDGRSVVGLGWTLLGTADAHAMQWTEGVGVIDLGTAAIGTSARASAVDLDGNVVAGWQDGAGRQGAVWVDGVQELISTDAGRPALEAFGVSDDGRYVVGFGIGAPGVAYRYNVDTDEYQPLPSPPAAQRNTAATSTTADGSIVVGGTWPLGPATFGRGFVWQEGVGTTAVEDFLDASGVAYPPGFVFSFVASISPSGEWMTGWGYEGSIANSQSWIVRLAGCVADFDGDGELTLFDFLAFQNAFDAGEPRADIDGDGVLTLFDFLAFQNAFDGGCP from the coding sequence ATGGCGCCACGCCTCACCGCTGTCATCGTGCTCTGCTGCGGCGGGGCGGCCCTCGGCCAGTTCTGGACCACGCCCGTTGGCCAGGGGCTCATGGAGGGCATCAGCGACGCCGGCGTCGCCGTGGGCTCCTTCAACCACCCCGCCGGCGAGTACTTCCTCTGGACCGAGGACGGCGGCGTGGAACTCATCGGCGGCGTGCCCGCGGGCTCGGGCGTGGGCGGCCAGGCGAAGATCTCCAACGACGGTCGGTACGTCTGCGGCACGATCTTCAACGATGGGCCGGGTTGGCACGAGATGGCCCGCTACGACCGCACGACCGGGGAATGGACGCCGCTGGGCTTCATACCGGGTTTCGGCGAGCCGGTGGACGACGAGATCTCCAGCGGCTGGAACATCTCGGGCGACGGTCGATCGGTCGTCGGCCTGGGCTGGACGCTGCTCGGCACGGCCGACGCGCACGCGATGCAGTGGACCGAGGGCGTCGGCGTGATCGACCTGGGCACGGCGGCCATCGGCACGTCGGCGCGCGCCAGCGCGGTCGACCTCGACGGCAACGTCGTCGCGGGGTGGCAGGACGGCGCGGGCCGCCAGGGCGCCGTGTGGGTCGACGGCGTGCAGGAGCTGATCTCCACCGATGCCGGCCGGCCCGCGCTCGAGGCCTTCGGCGTCTCGGACGACGGGCGGTACGTCGTGGGCTTCGGCATCGGGGCGCCGGGCGTGGCGTATCGCTACAACGTCGACACCGACGAGTACCAGCCGCTGCCGAGCCCGCCCGCGGCGCAGCGGAACACCGCGGCCACGTCGACGACGGCCGACGGCTCGATCGTCGTGGGGGGCACCTGGCCGCTCGGGCCGGCGACCTTCGGCCGGGGTTTCGTGTGGCAAGAGGGCGTCGGAACGACGGCGGTCGAGGACTTCCTCGACGCTAGCGGCGTGGCGTACCCGCCGGGGTTCGTGTTCTCGTTCGTTGCGTCCATCTCGCCCAGCGGTGAGTGGATGACGGGCTGGGGGTACGAGGGCTCGATCGCGAATTCGCAGTCCTGGATCGTCCGCCTCGCGGGCTGCGTGGCCGACTTCGACGGCGACGGAGAGCTCACGCTCTTCGACTTCCTCGCCTTCCAGAATGCCTTCGACGCGGGCGAGCCGCGTGCA